From a region of the Ostrinia nubilalis chromosome 18, ilOstNubi1.1, whole genome shotgun sequence genome:
- the LOC135080604 gene encoding diphthine methyl ester synthase, which translates to MFYLIGLGLGDAKDITVKGLEIVKKCDKVYLEAYTSILTVGKEYLEDFYGRPLILADREMCESYIDDILKDAQEKEIALLVVGDPLGATTHTDMLLRANQMGVKTQIVHNASIMNAVSCCGLQLYNFGETVSIPYWTETWKPDSFFEKIENNFSRNLHTLCLLDIKVKEPTEESLTKKVRQYMDPKFMSVKEAAQQLLQIIDNKSNPGIQKSNIAVGLSRVGSTDQRIAVKSLDEMQHLDLGPPLHSLVIPAPDLHPLELDYLAQFR; encoded by the exons atgttttatttaattggaCTAGGACTAGGTGATGCGAAGGATATAACAGTAAAAGGCTTAGAAATAGTAAAGAAATGTGATAAGGTTTATTTAGAAGCTTACACTTCAATACTTACCGTTGGAAAAGAGTATTTG GAAGACTTTTATGGAAGACCACTGATTTTAGCTGACCGAGAAATGTGTGAGAGCTACATAGACGATATATTAAAAGATGCACAAGAAAAAGAAATAGCACTTTTAGTGGTTGGAGACCCTTTAGGAGCTACCACACACACCGATATGTTGCTGAGAGCTAATCAAATGGGCGTAAAAACACAG ATTGTTCACAATGCTTCCATAATGAATGCCGTTAGCTGTTGTGGTCTGCAACTGTATAATTTCGGTGAAACTGTATCAATCCCTTATTGGACAGAAACATGGAAGCCTGACAGTTTctttgaaaaaattgaaaataacttTTCTAGGAATTTGCATACATTATGTCTTCTTG ACATCAAGGTAAAAGAGCCTACAGAAGAGTCTTTGACAAAAAAAGTTCGTCAATACATGGACCCAAAGTTCATGTCTGTCAAAGAAGCAGCACAACAGCTCCTCCAAATCATTGATAATAAATCTAATCCAG GAATCCAGAAAAGTAACATTGCCGTTGGTTTATCCAGAGTCGGCTCAACGGATCAGAGGATAGCTGTAAAATCGTTAGACGAGATGCAACACTTGGACCTCGGTCCGCCATTACATAGCCTTGTCATCCCCGCCCCCGATTTACACCCGCTCGAACTTGATTATCTTGCTCAATTCAGataa
- the LOC135080603 gene encoding rap guanine nucleotide exchange factor 2, giving the protein MLRGGRGGRHSPELYPHTIKCSNASDTSSAYSGSDTMTSVHSSLDMDMEVDLSGLLESIVDSDEEEDLEESMDSLTVRDAVRECLEKDPSERTDEDIEILLEFTQHLKAFTNMTLTVRRALCAVMVFAVVEKAGTVVMNDGEEHDSWSVLINGHVGIEHQNGEIEYLNVGDSFGMVEATLEKLYHRGVMTTRCDDCQFVCITQTDYYRILHQGEENIRRHENENGVVVLVTEYRGTPGESGRQQGHVVIRGTPDQLMLQLIEDNSRDSTYVEDFLLTHRTFIESPLVVAKQLLAWFSEPSVRDKVTRVVLLWVNNHFTDFETDPNMMEFLESFESVLENNKMESQLRLLNIACSAKARSRSVTLSRPSRDEPLNFTIEGGYERGYGIFILKVEKHSKAEEVGLKRGDQVIEVNGQSFQHVSHAKAMEILRGSTHLSITVKSNLLNFKQMLLTPENSSRHRGCANMVRWQTDPRARLSTAELLSDDPIIANPVFQSPTKKPQQLSIKKEPQKGFMTLGPKRRLQKALMKMNILPKNTINDGLHTDDSILSNSESLNKANSSTSFYSSHSNPDLISICYDEYQSSDYPEHVLKVYRADQTCKYLLVHKETTAREVVMLTLQEFGITDPSSNFSLCEVSVAQGGIIKQHRLPDQLQNLAERIGLSSRYYLKTNGVSETLVPDEMAPELLRESVVHFLQLNAVEVAVQLTLQDFCIFRQIESTEYVDDLFELKSRYGIPMLSQFAELVNKEMFWVVTEVVNEQNLVRRSKIIKQFIKVARHCKECKNFNSMFAIVSGLGHGAVSRLRMTWEKLPTKYYKLFTDLQMLMDPSRNMSKYRQLVTTEQGRSPVIPFYPVVKKDLTFIHLGNDTKVEGMVNFEKLRMIAKEVRTLTNMCSSPYDLISLLEFGKQPPSNAMVALNQLTTGGVQQGQVTVKRRKKSSNVPNPKKMFEEAQMVRRVKAYLNRMHVETDEERLHALSLECEGSGPVPAMPRRRHPSPSLSTTSSASSASESKKSFAGNKFGAASPQAVRKLLALSEPAKTRPHQPRPPPPGPSPCSHRRDGPGPGICCPRTAHERSHSDTPTPLPVDLSAESSSVTSLVNLPLRKTGSATSSDSGHGSCNAPSCARPVPPPRMPQPYTLAAQVARLERLSRAHSHEGVTRQYDYYQDTPDDDDDDQQVSAV; this is encoded by the coding sequence ATGTTGAGAGGTGGGCGTGGAGGCCGTCACAGTCCGGAGCTGTACCCCCACACTATCAAGTGCTCCAACGCCAGCGACACGAGCTCCGCATACAGTGGCAGTGACACCATGACTTCAGTCCACAGCTCACTCGATATGGACATGGAGGTGGATTTGTCAGGCCTCCTCGAGTCCATTGTGGACTCTGACGAGGAAGAAGATTTGGAAGAGAGTATGGACAGCCTCACTGTACGTGATGCTGTACGAGAATGCCTCGAAAAAGACCCAAGTGAGAGAACTGATGAAGATATAGAGATTCTTTTGGAATTCACTCAACATTTGAAGGCTTTTACCAACATGACTCTCACAGTTCGCCGTGCATTGTGTGCAGTAATGGTTTTTGCTGTTGTTGAAAAGGCTGGGACTGTGGTGATGAATGATGGAGAGGAACATGATTCATGGTCAGTTCTTATCAATGGGCATGTTGGTATTGAACATCAAAATGGAGAAATTGAGTATCTTAATGTTGGTGATAGTTTTGGAATGGTTGAAGCTACACTTGAAAAACTGTATCACAGAGGTGTGATGACTACACGTTGTGATGACTGTCAATTTGTTTGCATTACACAAACTGACTATTACCGCATACTGCATCAAGGAGAAGAAAATATAAGACgacatgaaaatgaaaatggagTTGTTGTATTGGTCACCGAATATAGGGGGACACCTGGAGAGTCAGGTCGTCAGCAAGGCCATGTAGTTATAAGAGGTACTCCAGATCAATTGATGTTGCAGCTTATTGAAGATAATTCACGGGATTCCACATATGTAGAGGATTTCTTATTAACCCATAGAACATTTATTGAAAGCCCTTTAGTTGTTGCTAAACAGCTACTTGCCTGGTTCTCTGAGCCTTCTGTTCGTGATAAAGTCACAAGGGTAGTTCTACTTTGGGTTAACAATCACTTTACTGATTTTGAAACAGATCCTAATATGATGGAATTTCTAGAAAGTTTTGAATCTGTCTTGGAAAATAATAAGATGGAAAGTCAATTACGTTTGCTAAATATTGCCTGCTCAGCAAAAGCGCGCAGCAGGAGTGTCACATTGTCGCGCCCTTCAAGGGATGAACCTCTCAACTTTACCATAGAAGGAGGCTATGAAAGAGGATATGGAATATTCATATTGAAAGTTGAAAAACATTCTAAAGCAGAGGAAGTTGGGCTGAAAAGAGGTGATCAAGTAATAGAAGTTAATGGGCAGTCATTCCAACATGTCAGCCATGCAAAAGCTATGGAAATATTGAGGGGTTCAACACACTTGAGCATTACAGTAAAGAGCAATTTGTTAAATTTTAAGCAAATGTTGCTTACACCTGAAAATTCATCCAGGCACCGTGGATGTGCTAATATGGTTCGATGGCAGACAGACCCCAGAGCACGATTATCAACAGCAGAATTGCTAAGTGATGACCCCATTATTGCAAATCCAGTATTTCAATCCCCCACCAAAAAACCGCAACAGCTTAGCATAAAAAAAGAACCACAAAAAGGATTCATGACTTTAGGTCCCAAAAGAAGATTACAAAAAGCTTTAATGAAAATGAATATACTTCCTAAAAACACAATTAATGATGGATTACATACTGATGATAGTATACTTTCAAATTCCGAATCTCTAAATAAGGCTAACTCAAGTACTTCATTTTACAGTTCACACAGTAATCCAGACCTCATATCTATTTGTTATGATGAATATCAGTCTTCTGATTACCCAGAACATGTTCTAAAAGTGTATAGGGCTGACCAAACTTGCAAATATTTGTTAGTGCACAAAGAGACAACTGCTAGAGAGGTTGTCATGTTAACTTTGCAAGAGTTTGGTATTACTGATCCCAGTTCAAACTTTTCCTTATGTGAAGTATCTGTAGCACAAGGTGGCATAATTAAACAACATCGTTTGCCAGACCAGCTCCAAAATTTAGCTGAAAGAATTGGTCTTAGCTCAAGGTATTACCTGAAGACAAATGGGGTCAGTGAGACATTAGTACCAGATGAGATGGCTCCAGAACTCCTGAGAGAGAGTGTTGTCCACTTCTTGCAATTAAATGCTGTGGAAGTAGCTGTGCAATTAACTTTGCAAGATTTCTGCATCTTCAGACAAATTGAAAGCACTGAATATGTTGATGATCTATTTGAATTAAAAAGTCGATATGGTATTCCAATGTTATCACAATTTGCAGAACTTGTAAACAAAGAAATGTTTTGGGTAGTCACTGAAGTTgtaaatgaacaaaatcttgttcgACGTTCAAAAATCATCAAGCAATTCATTAAGGTTGCTCGACATTGCAAGGAATGCAAAAATTTCAATTCCATGTTTGCTATAGTGTCTGGCCTGGGACATGGTGCAGTATCAAGATTGAGAATGACTTGGGAAAAATTGCCTACCAAATATTATAAACTGTTTACTGATTTACAAATGCTGATGGATCCATCTCGAAACATGTCTAAGTACAGACAATTAGTAACAACTGAACAAGGTAGATCACCAGTAATTCCCTTCTATCCTGTAGTAAAAAAAGATCTTACATTTATCCATTTGGGAAATGACACTAAAGTTGAAGGAATGGTCAATTTCGAAAAACTTCGTATGATAGCTAAAGAAGTTCGAACTCTTACAAATATGTGTAGCTCACCATATGACCTTATTTCGTTATTAGAATTTGGTAAACAACCCCCATCAAATGCCATGGTAGCCCTCAACCAACTGACCACAGGAGGTGTGCAACAGGGACAAGTTACTGttaaaagaagaaagaaatccTCAAATGTCCCTAATCCTAAAAAGATGTTTGAAGAAGCACAAATGGTTAGAAGAGTAAAAGCTTATTTGAATCGAATGCATGTCGAAACAGATGAAGAGCGTTTACACGCTTTGTCGCTAGAGTGCGAGGGATCAGGGCCGGTCCCCGCTATGCCTCGCCGCCGTCACCCGTCTCCCTCTTTGTCCACAACAAGCAGTGCTTCCTCAGCCAGTGAAAGTAAAAAGAGTTTCGCGGGCAATAAATTTGGCGCCGCTTCCCCCCAAGCCGTAAGGAAGTTATTGGCTTTATCCGAACCGGCGAAGACGAGGCCACATCAGCCACGACCTCCGCCACCGGGCCCGTCGCCCTGCTCCCATCGTCGGGACGGCCCCGGTCCTGGCATTTGCTGCCCTCGAACCGCACACGAGAGATCACACTCTGATACGCCCACGCCTCTTCCTGTTGATTTGTCAGCAGAAAGTAGTAGCGTGACTTCCTTAGTAAACTTGCCTTTGCGTAAAACTGGGTCTGCTACGTCGAGTGACAGCGGGCACGGCTCGTGCAACGCGCCGAGCTGCGCGCGGCCGGTGCCGCCGCCGCGCATGCCGCAGCCCTACACGCTGGCCGCTCAGGTGGCGCGTCTCGAGCGTCTCAGTCGCGCACACTCCCATGAAGGCGTAACCCGCCAATATGATTATTATCAAGATACGCCTGACGACGACGATGACGATCAACAAGTGTCGgctgtttaa